Proteins from a genomic interval of Kribbella aluminosa:
- a CDS encoding amino acid permease has product MSLVRKKTIEQSIADTDEPEYQLKKRLTAIDLTVFGIGVIIGAGIFTLTGRAAKLYAGPGIALSFVLAAICCGLAALCYAEFSSTVPVSGSAYTFSYFSLGEIFAWIIGWDLLLELMLGASVVAQGWSTYAALFLDQIGLGWPSSIGPNSHVNVLAMLLVLVLATLATIGIKESMRVNLVLVAIKLFVVLFVIIAGLFYIKGSNLTPFVPPSVPAANGDVTITTPLFQALFGFTPSTFGIMGLVSGASLVFFAFIGFDVVATTAEEAKNPQRDLPRGIIGSLAICTVLYVLVCIVITGMVKYSDISGEAALAEAFKSVGQGGFATLISAGAVAGLTTVVLTLMIGAARVVFAMSRDHLMPKQLGKTHPKWGTPYRLTISIGVVVAIVAGVTPIGKLEEMVNIGTLAAFTLVSIAVPLLRRSRPDIKRSFTVPGNPVIPIVAAVICVYLMLNLSIETWIRFLVWMVLGFVIYALYGYRKSRVGLEQKTGEVQKA; this is encoded by the coding sequence ATGAGTCTTGTGCGGAAGAAGACGATCGAGCAGTCGATCGCCGACACGGACGAGCCGGAGTACCAGCTCAAGAAACGCCTCACAGCGATCGACCTGACCGTCTTCGGCATCGGTGTCATCATCGGTGCCGGCATCTTCACCCTGACCGGCCGCGCGGCCAAGCTGTACGCCGGTCCGGGGATCGCACTGTCCTTCGTCCTGGCCGCGATCTGCTGTGGCCTGGCCGCGTTGTGCTACGCCGAGTTCTCGTCGACCGTGCCGGTGTCCGGTTCGGCGTACACGTTCTCGTACTTCTCGCTCGGCGAGATCTTCGCCTGGATCATCGGCTGGGACCTGCTGCTCGAGTTGATGCTCGGGGCAAGCGTCGTGGCGCAGGGCTGGTCGACGTACGCGGCCCTGTTCCTCGATCAGATCGGGTTGGGCTGGCCGTCGTCGATCGGGCCGAACAGTCATGTGAACGTGCTGGCGATGCTGCTGGTCCTGGTGCTGGCGACACTGGCGACGATCGGCATCAAGGAGTCGATGCGGGTCAACCTGGTCCTGGTCGCGATCAAGCTGTTCGTGGTGCTGTTCGTGATCATCGCCGGCCTGTTCTACATCAAGGGCTCGAACCTGACGCCGTTCGTCCCGCCGAGCGTTCCGGCCGCGAACGGTGACGTCACGATCACCACGCCGCTGTTCCAGGCACTGTTCGGCTTCACCCCGTCGACCTTCGGGATCATGGGCCTGGTGTCCGGCGCGTCGCTGGTGTTCTTCGCGTTCATCGGGTTCGACGTGGTCGCGACCACGGCCGAGGAGGCGAAGAACCCGCAGCGGGATCTGCCGCGCGGCATCATCGGCTCGCTGGCGATCTGCACGGTGCTGTACGTGCTGGTCTGCATCGTGATCACGGGCATGGTGAAGTACAGCGACATCAGTGGCGAGGCCGCGCTCGCGGAGGCGTTCAAGTCGGTCGGCCAGGGCGGCTTCGCGACGCTGATCTCGGCCGGTGCGGTCGCCGGTCTGACCACGGTCGTACTGACGCTGATGATCGGTGCGGCCCGCGTCGTGTTCGCGATGAGCCGGGACCACCTGATGCCGAAGCAGCTGGGCAAGACGCACCCGAAGTGGGGTACGCCGTACCGCCTGACGATCAGCATCGGTGTCGTGGTCGCGATCGTCGCCGGTGTCACGCCGATCGGGAAGCTCGAGGAGATGGTGAACATCGGCACGCTGGCCGCGTTCACGCTCGTGTCGATCGCCGTACCGTTGCTGCGCAGGAGCCGGCCGGACATCAAGCGGTCGTTCACGGTGCCGGGCAACCCGGTGATCCCGATCGTGGCGGCGGTGATCTGCGTCTACCTGATGCTGAACCTGTCGATCGAGACCTGGATCCGGTTCCTGGTCTGGATGGTGCTCGGGTTCGTCATCTACGCGCTCTACGGCTACCGCAAGAGCCGCGTCGGCCTGGAGCAGAAGACCGGCGAGGTACAGAAGGCCTGA
- a CDS encoding MFS transporter has protein sequence MRKLFGQPGFTRLFGGLSTSMLGDSVMLLVLSMWVKTLTGSNAQAGLTFFFMVLPALGAPLLGVWVDRLPRKPILVWGNLASAAAVLPLVLVRDAGDVWLIWVVAFLYGVSFVVLPAAVNGLLKELLPDELLVDANSSLATIKEGYRLFGPLVGAAVFATAGGWLVAIIDATTFAVAGLLIATIKVTETQAPARSTFRDDLLGGVRFLVADRVLRNVLVGLAISILVIGFFESSIYALMDAFGKPPTFSGVFVTCQGVGAVAGGLTASRAVRRLGEIATCVLGLLTLAVATIVCAVAPTIAVVLVGAAICGVGLPWTFVALTTLMQRRSPSHLIGRVSTAVEVLISTPQAISLALGSLLVSVLSYRQIFAVIATVILLGALQTLLSLRADIRQDLKPKVLNPVE, from the coding sequence ATGAGGAAGCTGTTCGGGCAGCCCGGATTCACGCGCCTGTTCGGCGGCCTGAGTACGTCGATGCTCGGCGACTCGGTGATGCTGCTCGTGCTGAGCATGTGGGTGAAGACGCTGACCGGCTCGAACGCACAGGCCGGCCTGACGTTCTTCTTCATGGTGCTCCCGGCACTCGGTGCGCCACTGCTCGGCGTCTGGGTGGACCGGCTGCCGCGCAAGCCGATCCTTGTCTGGGGCAACCTGGCCAGCGCGGCCGCCGTACTCCCGCTGGTGCTCGTCCGGGACGCGGGCGACGTGTGGCTGATCTGGGTCGTCGCCTTCCTGTACGGCGTTTCGTTCGTCGTGCTGCCCGCCGCGGTGAACGGGCTGCTCAAGGAGCTGCTGCCGGACGAACTGCTCGTCGACGCGAACTCCAGCCTCGCCACGATCAAGGAGGGCTATCGGCTGTTCGGTCCGCTCGTCGGCGCGGCGGTGTTCGCGACCGCGGGTGGCTGGCTGGTGGCGATCATCGACGCGACCACGTTCGCCGTCGCCGGGTTGCTGATCGCGACGATCAAGGTCACTGAGACGCAGGCCCCGGCGCGGAGCACCTTCCGGGATGATCTGCTTGGCGGGGTGCGGTTCCTGGTCGCTGATCGCGTGCTTCGCAACGTTCTGGTCGGGTTGGCGATCTCGATCCTCGTGATCGGGTTCTTCGAGTCCTCGATCTACGCGCTGATGGATGCCTTCGGCAAGCCACCGACGTTCTCCGGGGTCTTCGTGACCTGCCAGGGCGTCGGAGCCGTGGCCGGCGGCCTGACCGCAAGTCGCGCCGTACGGCGGCTCGGGGAGATCGCCACCTGCGTTCTCGGTCTGCTGACGCTGGCGGTTGCCACGATCGTCTGTGCCGTCGCGCCGACGATCGCCGTGGTGCTCGTGGGCGCCGCGATCTGCGGTGTCGGGCTGCCGTGGACGTTCGTGGCGCTGACGACGCTGATGCAGCGCAGGTCGCCGAGCCACCTGATCGGCCGGGTGTCGACCGCGGTCGAGGTGCTGATCTCGACGCCGCAGGCGATCTCGCTCGCACTCGGCAGCCTGCTCGTCAGCGTGCTCAGCTACCGCCAGATCTTCGCCGTCATCGCGACGGTGATCCTCCTCGGCGCCCTTCAGACCCTCCTCAGTCTCCGCGCCGACATCCGCCAGGACCTGAAGCCGAAGGTCCTCAATCCGGTCGAGTAG
- a CDS encoding 3-hydroxyacyl-CoA dehydrogenase NAD-binding domain-containing protein: protein MSLQELIDNASVLSTDEVVTVARSRDVVLPNKAGTMALITLDNGHDHTKPNTFGPKGLGSLNAAIDAALARDEVVAIGVTGKPFILAAGADLTGVPKLTDREQALALGKIGHGVLRKLVDGGKPSFAFVNGVALGGGLEVALHATYRTVSVAAGMLSTPEVFLGLLPGWGGNFLLPNLIGAGNAVKVVVENALNQNKMLGGPEAVKLGIGDVLLESADFLEQSLLWASKVLTGEITVERAEIDRGEAWDAAVARGKGFADVKVSGAAPAPYRALELIAAAKDNDRDRGFAAEDEALADLIMSEELRSGLYAFDLVNKRAKRPAGAPDKSLARPVNKVGVVGAGLMAGQLALLFARRLEVPVVLTDLDQERVDRGVGYVHGEIDKLLAKGRVRPDKANQLKALVTGSVDKGAFADADFVIEAVFEELQLKKTIFADLEKIVRPDAILATNTSSLPVTEMAADLEHPERVVGFHFFNPVAVLPLLEIVRADRTDDESLATAFAVGKLLKKSCVLVKDAPAFVVNRLLTRFLGEVSAAVDEGTPILEADKALSALGLPMPPFVLLQLVGLPVALHVAETMNRAYPERYAVSGNLAKVVAAGKSSFYVWPEGKPVVDPEVEALVTVGDKPSTGDELRTRVLTALAEEIKIMLDEGVVAEAQDIDLCLLLGAGWPFHLGGITPYLDRTGISEKVNGAPFLPEGLASLPKGVASLA, encoded by the coding sequence ATGAGCTTGCAGGAACTGATCGACAACGCTTCTGTTCTCTCGACCGACGAGGTAGTAACCGTTGCACGCTCGCGGGACGTCGTACTGCCGAACAAGGCCGGCACGATGGCGCTCATCACGCTCGACAACGGCCACGACCACACCAAGCCGAACACCTTCGGGCCGAAGGGCCTGGGCTCGCTGAACGCCGCGATCGACGCGGCGCTGGCGCGGGACGAGGTCGTCGCGATCGGCGTCACCGGCAAGCCGTTCATCCTGGCCGCGGGCGCGGACCTGACCGGCGTACCGAAGCTGACCGACCGGGAGCAGGCGCTGGCGCTCGGCAAGATCGGGCACGGCGTGCTGCGGAAGCTGGTCGACGGCGGCAAGCCGTCGTTCGCGTTCGTGAACGGCGTCGCGCTCGGCGGCGGGCTCGAGGTCGCGCTGCACGCGACGTACCGGACGGTGTCGGTCGCGGCCGGGATGCTGTCGACGCCGGAGGTCTTCCTCGGGCTGCTCCCCGGCTGGGGCGGCAACTTCCTGCTGCCGAACCTGATCGGCGCGGGCAACGCGGTCAAGGTCGTCGTCGAGAACGCCCTGAACCAGAACAAGATGCTCGGCGGGCCGGAGGCCGTGAAGCTCGGCATCGGCGACGTACTGCTGGAGTCGGCGGACTTCCTCGAGCAGTCGCTGCTGTGGGCGTCGAAGGTCCTGACCGGGGAGATCACGGTCGAGCGGGCGGAGATCGACCGTGGCGAGGCGTGGGACGCTGCCGTTGCCCGGGGCAAGGGATTTGCCGACGTCAAGGTGAGCGGCGCGGCGCCCGCGCCGTACCGGGCTCTCGAGCTGATCGCGGCCGCCAAGGACAACGATCGCGACCGTGGGTTCGCGGCCGAGGACGAGGCGCTCGCGGACCTCATCATGAGCGAGGAGCTGCGCAGCGGGCTGTACGCGTTCGACCTGGTGAACAAGCGGGCCAAGCGGCCGGCCGGTGCGCCGGACAAGTCGCTGGCGCGTCCGGTCAACAAGGTCGGCGTCGTCGGTGCGGGCCTGATGGCCGGTCAGCTGGCGCTGCTGTTCGCGCGCCGGCTCGAGGTACCCGTCGTATTGACGGACCTCGATCAGGAGCGCGTCGACCGTGGCGTCGGGTACGTGCACGGTGAGATCGACAAGCTGCTCGCGAAGGGCCGGGTCCGCCCGGACAAGGCGAACCAGCTGAAGGCGCTCGTCACCGGGTCGGTCGACAAGGGCGCGTTCGCGGACGCGGACTTCGTGATCGAGGCCGTGTTCGAGGAGCTGCAGCTGAAGAAGACGATCTTCGCCGACCTGGAGAAGATCGTCCGGCCGGACGCGATCCTGGCGACCAACACGTCGTCGTTGCCGGTGACCGAGATGGCCGCGGACCTGGAGCACCCGGAGCGGGTCGTCGGGTTCCACTTCTTCAACCCGGTCGCGGTGCTCCCGCTGCTGGAGATCGTCCGCGCGGACCGGACCGACGACGAGTCGCTGGCGACGGCGTTCGCGGTCGGCAAGTTGCTGAAGAAGTCGTGCGTGCTGGTGAAGGACGCTCCGGCGTTCGTGGTGAACCGGCTGCTGACGCGTTTCCTCGGTGAGGTCAGCGCCGCGGTGGACGAGGGTACGCCGATCCTCGAAGCCGACAAGGCACTATCGGCGCTCGGCCTCCCGATGCCGCCGTTCGTCCTGCTGCAGCTGGTCGGCCTGCCGGTCGCGCTGCACGTCGCGGAGACGATGAACCGGGCCTACCCGGAGCGATACGCCGTGTCCGGGAACCTGGCGAAGGTGGTTGCCGCCGGCAAGAGTTCGTTCTACGTCTGGCCGGAGGGCAAGCCGGTCGTCGACCCGGAGGTCGAGGCCCTGGTGACGGTCGGCGACAAGCCGTCGACCGGCGACGAGCTCCGCACCCGCGTGCTGACCGCCCTCGCCGAGGAAATCAAGATCATGCTCGACGAGGGTGTGGTCGCGGAGGCGCAGGACATCGACCTGTGCCTGCTGCTCGGCGCCGGCTGGCCGTTCCACCTGGGCGGCATCACGCCGTACCTGGACCGCACCGGCATCTCGGAGAAGGTCAACGGCGCGCCCTTCCTCCCGGAGGGACTGGCTAGCCTGCCCAAGGGCGTCGCCAGTCTCGCCTAG
- a CDS encoding thiolase family protein, whose product MPREIRDVVYVDGVRTPFGKAKGQYAETRADDLVIKCIRELLRRNPGLPPERVDEVAIAATTQIGDQGLTIGRTAALLAGLPNTTPGYAIDRMCAGAMTAVTTTAAGIAFGAYDVVVAGGVEHMGRHPMGEGVDPNPRIIAEKLVDTSALVMGSTAENLHDRFPGITKERADAYAVASQEKAAKAYANDLIQPDLVPIATRSAADGWGYATTDEPMRPGTTAEDLAGLKTPFRPHGRVTAGNSAGINDGATACVLASAEAAEELGLAPKMKLVSYAFAGVEPEVMGEGPIPATEKALRLAGLSIDDIQAFEVNEAFAVQVLAFLEHYGIADDDPRVNPYGGAIAFGHPLASSGVRLMNQLAKQFEQRPEVRYGLTTMCVGLGMGGTVIWENPNWEGASA is encoded by the coding sequence GTGCCCCGTGAGATCCGCGATGTCGTGTACGTCGACGGCGTTCGCACCCCGTTCGGCAAGGCCAAGGGCCAGTACGCCGAGACTCGCGCCGACGACCTGGTGATCAAGTGCATCCGGGAGCTGCTGCGGCGGAACCCGGGGCTCCCCCCGGAGCGGGTGGACGAGGTCGCGATCGCGGCCACCACCCAGATCGGCGACCAGGGCCTGACCATCGGCCGGACCGCCGCGCTGCTGGCCGGTCTGCCGAACACCACGCCCGGCTACGCGATCGACCGGATGTGCGCCGGCGCGATGACCGCCGTCACCACCACCGCCGCCGGGATCGCGTTCGGCGCGTACGACGTGGTCGTGGCCGGCGGTGTCGAGCACATGGGCCGGCACCCGATGGGCGAGGGCGTGGACCCGAACCCGCGGATCATCGCCGAGAAGCTGGTCGACACCTCCGCGCTGGTGATGGGCTCCACCGCCGAGAACCTGCACGACCGGTTCCCGGGCATCACCAAGGAGCGCGCCGACGCGTACGCCGTGGCCTCCCAGGAGAAGGCGGCCAAGGCCTACGCGAACGACCTGATCCAGCCGGACCTGGTCCCGATCGCGACCCGTTCCGCGGCCGACGGCTGGGGTTATGCGACCACCGACGAGCCGATGCGGCCGGGGACGACGGCCGAGGACCTGGCCGGGCTGAAGACGCCGTTCCGCCCGCACGGACGGGTGACCGCGGGCAACTCCGCCGGTATCAACGACGGCGCCACCGCCTGCGTGCTGGCTTCCGCCGAGGCGGCCGAGGAGCTCGGGCTGGCGCCGAAGATGAAGCTGGTCTCGTACGCGTTCGCCGGCGTCGAGCCCGAGGTGATGGGCGAGGGCCCGATCCCGGCCACCGAGAAGGCGCTGCGGCTCGCCGGGCTGAGCATCGACGACATCCAGGCGTTCGAGGTGAACGAGGCGTTCGCCGTGCAGGTGCTGGCGTTCCTGGAGCACTACGGCATCGCCGACGACGACCCGCGAGTCAACCCGTACGGCGGCGCGATCGCCTTCGGGCACCCGCTCGCGTCGTCCGGCGTCCGGCTGATGAACCAGCTGGCCAAGCAGTTCGAGCAGCGCCCCGAGGTCCGCTACGGCCTCACCACGATGTGCGTCGGCCTCGGCATGGGCGGGACCGTCATCTGGGAGAACCCGAACTGGGAAGGTGCTTCGGCATGA
- a CDS encoding glutathione peroxidase — MSLYDIPLTTLSGAPTSLGEYKGKAVLVVNVASKCGLTPQYEGLENLQKKYEARGFTVLGAPCNQFGGQEPGSAEEIETFCSTTYGVTFPMLDKLEVNGDGRHPLYAELTRTADADGEAGDIQWNFEKFLIAPDGTVAARFRPRTEPESTEVVTAIEAQLPA, encoded by the coding sequence ATGAGCCTGTACGACATTCCGCTGACCACTCTGTCCGGTGCGCCGACCTCGCTCGGGGAGTACAAGGGCAAGGCCGTACTGGTCGTCAACGTGGCGTCGAAGTGCGGCCTGACGCCGCAGTACGAAGGCCTGGAGAACCTGCAGAAGAAGTACGAGGCGCGCGGCTTCACCGTGCTCGGCGCCCCGTGCAACCAGTTCGGCGGCCAGGAGCCCGGCTCCGCCGAGGAGATCGAGACGTTCTGCTCCACGACGTACGGCGTGACGTTCCCGATGCTCGACAAGCTCGAGGTGAACGGCGACGGGCGGCACCCGCTGTACGCCGAGCTGACCCGGACGGCCGACGCCGACGGCGAGGCCGGCGACATCCAGTGGAACTTCGAGAAGTTCCTGATCGCCCCCGACGGCACCGTCGCCGCCCGCTTCCGCCCCCGCACCGAGCCGGAGTCCACCGAGGTCGTCACCGCCATCGAGGCCCAGCTTCCCGCCTAG
- a CDS encoding winged helix-turn-helix domain-containing protein, with protein MPNPHRRLSDPRELNALAHPVRMAIVELLSISGPLTATELADRLDETPANCSWHLRKLAQHGFVVEAEGGKGRQRPWKVPGLGFRWDEEHASGSVEERRAAQALSDVMMGRAIDRLRESQERAPDDAEDWRAARSNTEMVAWLTAAELEEMNAAINAVLDRHIERLTDPVQRPANARLCEFVAWGVPTYFPGVDPA; from the coding sequence ATGCCGAACCCGCATCGCCGGCTCAGCGACCCCCGTGAGCTCAACGCCCTGGCCCATCCGGTGCGGATGGCGATCGTCGAGCTGCTGTCGATCAGCGGGCCGCTGACCGCCACCGAGCTGGCCGATCGGCTCGACGAGACGCCTGCCAACTGCTCCTGGCACCTGCGGAAGCTGGCGCAGCACGGCTTCGTGGTGGAGGCCGAGGGCGGGAAGGGGCGGCAGCGGCCCTGGAAGGTACCGGGCCTCGGGTTTCGCTGGGACGAGGAGCATGCGTCGGGGTCGGTCGAGGAACGGCGCGCGGCGCAGGCGTTGTCCGACGTGATGATGGGCCGGGCGATCGATCGCCTGCGGGAGTCGCAGGAGCGGGCGCCGGACGACGCCGAGGACTGGCGTGCGGCGCGGAGCAACACCGAGATGGTCGCCTGGCTCACAGCGGCCGAGCTCGAGGAGATGAACGCCGCGATCAACGCGGTGCTCGACCGCCACATCGAGCGGCTGACCGATCCGGTGCAGCGTCCGGCGAACGCGCGACTCTGCGAGTTCGTCGCCTGGGGCGTCCCGACGTACTTCCCGGGGGTCGATCCGGCATGA
- a CDS encoding dienelactone hydrolase family protein, which produces MTLEIPFHEWGSASSAAPGILLLQEIFGVSDYIKERAADLHALGYYVIAPEIYWRLDDTELDESAPDLMPRAMGIVQRLDWDQALADSVAALEYLQARGRRTAVVGFCFGGGLGYNVAAVASPDVLVSYYGSALPRLLELRTEAASLHHFGNADAFLDVDAIVPALTSTNTVEVYRYDGAGHAFDNPLPMFHNADASALAWRRTEDFLARHLPTTQG; this is translated from the coding sequence GTGACCTTGGAGATTCCGTTCCACGAGTGGGGATCCGCAAGCAGTGCCGCACCCGGAATCCTGCTGCTACAGGAGATCTTCGGGGTCTCCGACTACATCAAGGAGCGCGCGGCGGATCTGCACGCCCTCGGCTACTACGTGATCGCGCCGGAGATCTACTGGCGCCTGGACGACACCGAGCTGGACGAGTCCGCTCCGGATCTGATGCCGCGGGCGATGGGCATCGTCCAGCGGCTCGACTGGGACCAGGCGCTCGCGGACTCGGTCGCCGCGCTGGAGTACCTGCAGGCGCGCGGTCGACGTACTGCGGTCGTCGGCTTCTGCTTCGGCGGCGGGCTCGGGTACAACGTGGCCGCCGTCGCGTCGCCCGACGTACTGGTCAGCTACTACGGCTCCGCGCTGCCGCGGCTGCTCGAGCTCCGGACGGAAGCCGCCAGCCTGCACCACTTCGGCAATGCGGACGCGTTCCTGGACGTGGACGCGATCGTGCCTGCGCTGACCTCTACCAACACGGTCGAGGTGTACCGGTACGACGGTGCCGGGCACGCGTTCGACAACCCGCTGCCGATGTTCCACAACGCCGACGCGTCCGCGCTCGCGTGGCGGCGTACCGAAGACTTTCTCGCCCGGCATCTACCGACAACTCAAGGATGA